The DNA segment CGTCGTCGACGACGCGATCGTGATGATCGAGAACATCGAGCGCAACATCGCACGCGGCCTCTCGCCGCTGAGCGCCGCGCTCGTCGGCGCCGGGCAGATCGGCTTCACCGTGATTTCGATCAGCCTGTCGCTGATCGCGGCCTTCATCCCGCTCTTCTTCATGGACGGGGTGGTGGGCCGCTTCTTCCGCGAATTCACCCTGACGCTGACCTTCGCCATCCTGGTCTCGACGGTGGTCTCGCTTTCCGTCACGCCGATGGTCTGCGCCCATTTCCTCAAAAGCGGGCCGCATCGGCCCGGCCGCTTCGACCGCGCGGTGGAACGGGTGCTCACGGCGATGACGGGCTTCTATGCCCGCACGCTGACGGTCGTGCTGCGGCATAGCTGGCTGATGCTCGTCGTGATGATCGCGACGGTGGCGCTCTCCGTGCAGATGTTCCGCAGCGCGCCGAAGGGCTATTTCCCGCAGGACGACACCGGGCTGATCGTCGGCTTCACCCAGGCCTCGCCCGACATCTCCTTCCCGGCGATGGCGCAGCTCCAGCAGCAGGGCGCGGCCATCGTCGCCGCGGACCCCGCCGTCTTCGGCGTCGCCTCCTCCATCGGCGGGGGCAGCGGTTCGGTCAATACCGGGCGCTTCTTCGTCAGCCTGAAGCCGCTGGAAGAGCGCGGCGCGAGCTCCGCCCAGGTGGTCGCAAGGCTGCGCGGGCGCCTCGGCTCGATTCCCGGCCTGCGCATCTTCCTGACCCCGGTGCAGGACGTGCGCGCCGGCGGGCGGCAGGGCCGCTCGCAATACCAGTTCACGCTCTGGGACCCCAACCTGCCCGAACTGGAGGAATGGGTGCCCAAGGTGGTCGAGCGGCTGCGCGCGCTGCCGGAACTGGTCGACGTCTCGACCGATCGCGAGCAGGGCGGCCTGCAGGCCGATGTCGTGATCGACCGCAACAAGGCCTCGCAGCTCGGCGTCGCGATCCAAGCCATCGACAACGCGCTGGCGGATGCCTTCAGCCAGCGCCAGATCTCGACCATCTACGGCGCGCGCAACCAGTATCGCGTCGTGCTCGAGGTCGAGCCCTCGCGCAGCCGCGATCCGGGCGACATCCTCGACCTTCATGTGCCCGGCCGCAACGGCGCGCAGGTGCCGCTGCGCAGCCTGGTCAAGGTCGAGCGCGGCACCGCTCCCCTCGTCATCAACCACCAGGGTCCGTTCCCGGCCGTGACGATCACCTATGACCTGGCGCCGGGCGTCGGCCTGCAGGAGGCGAGCGAGGCCGTCGTCGCCGCCGTCGAGGGGCTGCACATGCCGGCCTCGCTCAGGGCCGAATTCGCCGGGGACGCCAAGGCCTTCGCGCAAGGGGCCGGCAGCCAGGGCATGATGATCCTGGTCGCGATCCTGGCCGTCTACATCATCCTGGGCGTGCTCTACGAGAGCCTGATCCACCCGGTGACGATCCTCTCGACGCTGCCTTCGGCCGGGCTCGGCGCCCTGATCGCGCTCAGATTCGCCGGCGCGGACCTCACCATCATCGCCTTCATCGGCATCATCCTCCTGATCGGCATCGTCAAGAAGAACGGCATCATGATGGTCGACTTCGCCATCGTCGCCGAGCGCCGGCAGGCGTTTGCCCCGCGCGAGGCGATATTCGAAGCCTGCCTGAAGCGCTTCCGGCCGATCCTGATGACCACGCTTTCGGCCATGCTGGGCGCGGTGCCGCTGATGCTCGCGACGGGCCCCGGCGCGGAGCTGCGCCGCCCGCTCGGCATCACCATCGTCGGCGGGCTGATCCTCAGCCAGATCCTGACGCTCTATACCACGCCGGTGATCTATCTCTGGATGAGCCGGCTCGGCGCCGCCCGCAAGCGTGGAGCAGGCGATTCAGGCGGGCACGGGCAGGGCCTGGGCCCGCAGCCCGCCGAATGAGGACGCCCGGCTTGAAGGCGCCGGCCCCGGGCATTATGGGATCATATCGCGATGAGAGCACCGGGCCGGAAGGCGCAACCCGCTTTCCGGCCCGGCGCGCGGTCACGCGGCACACCCTTTCCCGGACGGCGCGCGGATGGCATTTCTCTCTGAACCGGAACCGATGCGCGGGGTGGCGATGCCCGTCCTCCCCGGGATCTCCCGGATCGTCGCGGGCAACGCCGGCCTGATGACCTATCATGGAACCAACACCTATCTGCTCGACAGGGATGACGGCTTCATCGTCCTCGATCCGGGACCCGAGGACGAAAGCCATGTCGATGCGATCGTGAAGGCGACGGGCGGGCGGGTATCCGCGATCGTCCTGTCGCACACCCATGCCGATCATGTCGGCGCCGTGAAAGCGCTGAAGGAGCGCACCGGCGCGCCGACCTTCGGGTTTCACATCAGCGACAAGCCCATATTCTCGCCCGATATTCCTCTGCGCGACGGCGACAGCGTGCTTGGCATGACGGCGATCCACACGCCAGGGCATGCCAGCGACCACCTCTGCTTCGCTCTTGGCGATGGAACCGTTTTCACCGCCGACCACATCATGTCCTGGGCGAGCAGCGTCGTCTCGCCGCCCTCGGGCGACATGGCGGCGTATGTGGCGAACCTCTATCGCATGCTGGCGCGCGGCGATCGTCTCTACCTGCCGGGGCACGGCCCGCCGCTCGCCGACCCGAAGCCCTATGTCGAGGATCTGATCGCGCATCGCGTGAACCGCGAGAAAGCCATTCTCCAGACGCTCCGCGAGGGGCCGTCCTCGGCATGGAGCCTGATGGACCGGCTTTATTCCAAGACCCATCCCTGGCTGCGCCAGGCAGCCGAGCGCAATGTCATCGCGCATCTGCTCAAGCTGCGCAGCGAGGGGCTGGTGCGCGACGACGGGGATTGCTGGCGCGCGGAATGAGCGGCCGGCGGCAACGCCGCTTGCGCCTGCGCGCCCTGGCCGACATCATCGGCCGGCGGATTCCTCCGCCCGACCCGAAGGATACCGATGAGCCCTGCCGCCGACCGACCCGATGACGCGCCGCGCGGCACGCTGACCGTCCGCACGATCGCCATGCCGGGCGACACCAACGCCAATGGCGACATCTTCGGCGGCTGGGTGATGTCGCGGATGGACCAGGCCGGCGGCATTGCGGGCGTCGACCGTGCGCAGGGGCGGGTCGTCACCATCGCGGTCGAGGCGATGACGTTCTTCCGGCCGGTCAAGGTCGGCGACGTGCTCAGCGTCTACACCGCGATCGAATCCGTCGGCCGGACCTCGATGAAGATCCATGTCGAAGCCTGGGCGAAGCGCTTCCGGACCACGCTGCACGAGAAGGTCACCGACGCGAGCTTCACCTTCGTGGCGATCGACGAGGAGGGGCGCCCGCGCCCGGTGCCGAACTCCGCCGAAGGCGGCGGGCCGTGACGGGCCTCGGCGGGGCCCCGGCCTCGTCGCGTGCGCCGGCCTTTCGCTTCCGGCCGGCTTACGCCTTGCCTGCCGGGCTGCGGCGATGCTAGGCGAGGAGCGGGCCGGTAGCTCAATGGTTAGAGCTCGCTGCTCATAACAGCGCCGGTGCCGGTTCGAGTCCGGCCCGGCCCACCATTTTCGTTTCAGAACGGTGAACCGGGCCGCGGCGGCGGTATGGCTTCGCAAGCTTTCCCGAAGTTGTCGTTTCTGCCGCGACACGGATTTTCCGGGCTCGACGATGAGCGCGAAGCGCCCACCGGGGTACAGGCGACCTCTGCATCGGCGAAGCAGGCTGGGGCGGAGATGCCTGTCGCGCGGAGGAGGCCTCCATGACGGATCGCCTCCGGAAACCCGTTCCGGAGGGGAGTTTCCACAAGATGCAGGTCCTGGCCCAGGGGCCTGCCGGGTTCGAGCCCGACGACCGCCGCCAATCGCCGGAGGCCGGGAAGGCGACCGCGCCCCCTCAGCTCTCTTCCTCGAAGACGAGCTCGCGCTTGCGACGGATGGAGGGGAGGATCACGATCGCCAGCAGCAGAGCGGAGGCGAACAGCAAGCCGGCGCTGATCGGGCGCGTGATGAAGACCGTCGCATCGCCCGCGCTGAGCAGCATCGCCCGGCGCATGTTCTCTTCCATCAGCGGGCCGAGCACGAAGGCGAGCATCAGCGGCGCCGGCTCGCAGCGCAGCTTCATCAGCACATAGCCGAGCAGGCCGAACACGAGGAAGGTGCCGACGTCGAAGGTGCTGTTGTTCAGCGTGTAGACGCCGATGCAGCAGAACACCAGAATGGATGGAAACAGCATCCGGTACGGGACGCGCAGCAAGGCGACCCACACCTGGATCAGCGGCAGATTGATGATCACGAGCATGATGTTGCCCACGAGCATCGAGGCGATGACGCCCCAGAACAGGTCCGGGTTCTTGGTCATCACCTGTGGCCCGGGCTGGATGCCGTGGATCATCATCGCGCCGGCCATCAGCGCGATCACGGCATTGGCCGGCACGCCCAGGGTCAGCAGCGGGATGAAGGATGTCTGAGCGCCCGCGTTGTTGGCGCTCTCCGGTCCGGCGATGCCTTCGATGGCGCCGTGCCCGAACCGTTCCGGCGTGCGGGACAGGCGCTTTTCCAGGCTGTAGGAGGCGAAGGAGCTCAGCACAGCGCCGCCGCCGGGGAGCAGCCCCAGTATGGAGCCGAGCAGCGTTCCGCGAACCGAAGCCGGCCACGCCTTGCGAAAATCGTCTTTCGTCGGCCACAGCTTGGTGACCTTGCCGGTGAAATCGGGCCGGTCCTCGGGATTTTCGAGGTTGGCGACGATGTCGCCCATCGCGAAAAGCCCCATGGCGAGAGCGACGAAGCCGATGCCGTCGGACAGTTCCGGGATGCCCATGGTCATGCGCCCCGCGCCGGAATTCACATCCGCCCCCACGCTGGACAAAAGCAGGCCGAGCACGATCATGCCGAGCGCCTTCAACAGGGAGCCGTGCGCCAGGACGATGGCGGCGACCAGCCCCAGGACCATCAGCGAAAAATAATCGGCCGGGGCGAAAGCGAGCGCCACCTGCGCCAGCGGGGGCGCGAAGGCGGCGATGAAGAAGGTCGCGAACACCCCCGCGAAGAGGGAGCCGAGGGCGGCGATGGCGAGGGCCACGCCGGCGCGGCCCTGGCGCGCCATCTGGTGGCCGTCGAGACAGGCGATCACCGACGAGTTTTCGCCCGGCAGCTTCACCAATATCGCGGTCGTGGACCCGCCATACTGCGCCCCGTAGTAGATGCCGGCCAGCATGATGAGGGCCGATACCGGCTGCAGGTAGAAGGTGATCGGCAGGAGCATCGCGACCGTCGCCACCGGGCCGAGGCCCGGAAGCACGCCGACGAGCGTGCCGACCAGCGCGCCGATCAGGCAGTAAAGCAAGTTGCCGGGGGTCAGGGCGATGCCGAGGCCCTGGATGAAGCCGAGCGAGGTTTCCATGTCTCAGAACCCGCGCGGCAGGACGGGGATGGGAAGCTGAAGCGCGAAGACGAAAACGCCGTAGCAAAAGGCCGCCAGCACCGCCGCGAAGACCAGGGCGCTGCTCAGGCGCGCGGAGCGCTCCGCCAGCGTCACGATGCCGACGAGGCCGAGGATCGCGATGACGAGCCCGAGCCGCTCCAGGGTGAGGATGAAGAACAGCACGCCGCCGGCAACGCACAGGAGCGGGCGCAGGCTGCGGAGCTCGATCCGTTCTCCGACCTCGCCGAAGCTCTTCCAGATCAGCGTGGCGCCGAGGATGAGCTGCAGTAAGCACAACAGGCGGGGAATGAAGCCCGGCCCCATATCCGCGGCCGTCCCGGTCGAGAGGTTCCACGACAGGCCGAGCGCGACGATGGCGACGAGCACCAGCAGCAAGCCCGTCAGCAGATTGTCCAAGCTACGAATCTCAGGCATTTCCTTCCTCCCGCGGCCGGCTGGGGCCCTTCGCCGCCCCGTTCATGGCCGCCATCTTTCTGGTTCGATAACCCTGTCCTGTCCCGTTGCCGGTCGCCGCCTCACGGGCTGCGGGAGATCTGGTCGACCTCGGCCCGTTCCTCCGGTGTCAGCGCCCAGCCGGCGGCTGCGACGTTCTGCCCGATCTGCTCGACGCGCGTGGCGCCGGCAATCACGCTCGGCACCGCGTCGTGTGATAAGAGCCAGCCGAAGGCAAGTTCCAGCAGGGTCCTGCCGCGTGCGGCGCAGAACGCCTCGAGCCGCTCGACGACGTCGAAATTGGCGTCGTTGACGAAGCGGGTGCCATAGCGTGCGCCATGCGCGCCGAGGCGGGAATCCGCCGGAAGCGGGCTGCCGCGCCGATATTTGCCGGTGAGCATGCCGCTGGCCAGCGGATAGAAGGGCAGCAATCCCATGCCATAGCGCTCGGCGACCGGGATCAGGTCCCGCTCGCTCCCGCGGGCGAGCAGGCTGTATTCGTCTTCCAGCGCGATGAAGTGCTCCAGCCCCTCCTGCCGGGAGGTCCAGCGCGCCTCGACGACCTGCCAGGCCGGCATGTTGGAGCAGCCGAGATAGCGGACCTTGCCCTGGCGGACGAGGTCGTCGAAGGTCCGCAGCGTTTCCTCGATGGGAACGCTCGGGTCGGGCTGGTGCAATTGGCACAGGTCGATCCAGTCGGTGTTCAGCCGCTTCAGGCTGGCCTCGACCGCGCGTGTCAGATAGCGCCGCGAGGCTCCGCGCAGCCGGCCTTCCTTGTCCATCGCCATGCCGACCTTGGTGGTGACGACGACGTCGGCCCGGCGCGCTCCCAGCGCCCGGCCGAGGAACTCCTCCGAGCTGCCGAGCTCGCTGTAATAGACGTCGGCCGTATCGAAGAAGGTGATGCCGGCGTCGAGCGCGGCATGGACGACCTTCTCGCTGGCGCCGAAATCGATCCGGCGGCCGAAATTGTTGCAACCGAGGCCGACGACAGACACACGCAGACCCGACTTGCCGATGGAGCGTTCTTCCATTCCATTTGTCCTTTGACCGGGTTGCCCGGGCTATTCCTGTTCGCCGCGCGCGACCCATTGCTGATAGGCTTCCCGCATGGCCTCGCCGAGCGGGTAGAGGCCGGTGATCGGGAAGCCCCGGGCCACGCGCTGCTTGGCGAAGCGCTCGACCCGCTCCTGCTCCAGCGCGTCGCGCGCGACCTCGCCGGCCAGATGCTCGGGGATGACGATCGCCCCGTCATGGTCGGTGACGACGATGTCGCCCGGAAACACCGCGACGCCGCCGCAGTCGATGGCGCCTTGCGTTTCCACCGGGATCAGGCCGCCATAGCTCGGCGGCGCCGCGAAGCCGCGGGAGAACAGGGGCAGCTTCGCCTGCGCCAGCTCTTCGGCATCGCGCAG comes from the Bosea sp. (in: a-proteobacteria) genome and includes:
- a CDS encoding aldo/keto reductase, producing the protein MEERSIGKSGLRVSVVGLGCNNFGRRIDFGASEKVVHAALDAGITFFDTADVYYSELGSSEEFLGRALGARRADVVVTTKVGMAMDKEGRLRGASRRYLTRAVEASLKRLNTDWIDLCQLHQPDPSVPIEETLRTFDDLVRQGKVRYLGCSNMPAWQVVEARWTSRQEGLEHFIALEDEYSLLARGSERDLIPVAERYGMGLLPFYPLASGMLTGKYRRGSPLPADSRLGAHGARYGTRFVNDANFDVVERLEAFCAARGRTLLELAFGWLLSHDAVPSVIAGATRVEQIGQNVAAAGWALTPEERAEVDQISRSP
- a CDS encoding efflux RND transporter permease subunit, which encodes MSDGAGEEKGWKSVRGFSDAFILRPVGTTLMAIGLFLVGMVAYMVLPVASLPSVDFPTIRVFASRPGADPATMAASVAAPLERRLGSIPGVTEITSSSSLGSTSIVLQFDLTRNTDSAARDVQAALNAAATDLPGDLPTLPQFRKANPNAAPILILALTSETMTPSAMYDAADTVIAQRIAQVEGVGDVSVAGAEQPAIRVRVDPARLAAMGLSLDAVRTAIVNANTVSAVGSFDGGRLSETLSVNNQIREPQDYGNIVVRAAKGTVVRLADVATVERGVRNSRAAGWYNGKPAILITITKQADANVIDTVDRVKALLPEIQAWVPAGIRFSIMSDRTVTIRASIADIQHTLMISIGLVMLVVFLFLRRTTLTVAAGVTVPLSIAGTFAAMWVAGFTLDNLSLMAVTISVGFVVDDAIVMIENIERNIARGLSPLSAALVGAGQIGFTVISISLSLIAAFIPLFFMDGVVGRFFREFTLTLTFAILVSTVVSLSVTPMVCAHFLKSGPHRPGRFDRAVERVLTAMTGFYARTLTVVLRHSWLMLVVMIATVALSVQMFRSAPKGYFPQDDTGLIVGFTQASPDISFPAMAQLQQQGAAIVAADPAVFGVASSIGGGSGSVNTGRFFVSLKPLEERGASSAQVVARLRGRLGSIPGLRIFLTPVQDVRAGGRQGRSQYQFTLWDPNLPELEEWVPKVVERLRALPELVDVSTDREQGGLQADVVIDRNKASQLGVAIQAIDNALADAFSQRQISTIYGARNQYRVVLEVEPSRSRDPGDILDLHVPGRNGAQVPLRSLVKVERGTAPLVINHQGPFPAVTITYDLAPGVGLQEASEAVVAAVEGLHMPASLRAEFAGDAKAFAQGAGSQGMMILVAILAVYIILGVLYESLIHPVTILSTLPSAGLGALIALRFAGADLTIIAFIGIILLIGIVKKNGIMMVDFAIVAERRQAFAPREAIFEACLKRFRPILMTTLSAMLGAVPLMLATGPGAELRRPLGITIVGGLILSQILTLYTTPVIYLWMSRLGAARKRGAGDSGGHGQGLGPQPAE
- a CDS encoding tripartite tricarboxylate transporter TctB family protein, with the protein product MPEIRSLDNLLTGLLLVLVAIVALGLSWNLSTGTAADMGPGFIPRLLCLLQLILGATLIWKSFGEVGERIELRSLRPLLCVAGGVLFFILTLERLGLVIAILGLVGIVTLAERSARLSSALVFAAVLAAFCYGVFVFALQLPIPVLPRGF
- a CDS encoding MBL fold metallo-hydrolase, which codes for MPVLPGISRIVAGNAGLMTYHGTNTYLLDRDDGFIVLDPGPEDESHVDAIVKATGGRVSAIVLSHTHADHVGAVKALKERTGAPTFGFHISDKPIFSPDIPLRDGDSVLGMTAIHTPGHASDHLCFALGDGTVFTADHIMSWASSVVSPPSGDMAAYVANLYRMLARGDRLYLPGHGPPLADPKPYVEDLIAHRVNREKAILQTLREGPSSAWSLMDRLYSKTHPWLRQAAERNVIAHLLKLRSEGLVRDDGDCWRAE
- a CDS encoding tripartite tricarboxylate transporter permease; this encodes METSLGFIQGLGIALTPGNLLYCLIGALVGTLVGVLPGLGPVATVAMLLPITFYLQPVSALIMLAGIYYGAQYGGSTTAILVKLPGENSSVIACLDGHQMARQGRAGVALAIAALGSLFAGVFATFFIAAFAPPLAQVALAFAPADYFSLMVLGLVAAIVLAHGSLLKALGMIVLGLLLSSVGADVNSGAGRMTMGIPELSDGIGFVALAMGLFAMGDIVANLENPEDRPDFTGKVTKLWPTKDDFRKAWPASVRGTLLGSILGLLPGGGAVLSSFASYSLEKRLSRTPERFGHGAIEGIAGPESANNAGAQTSFIPLLTLGVPANAVIALMAGAMMIHGIQPGPQVMTKNPDLFWGVIASMLVGNIMLVIINLPLIQVWVALLRVPYRMLFPSILVFCCIGVYTLNNSTFDVGTFLVFGLLGYVLMKLRCEPAPLMLAFVLGPLMEENMRRAMLLSAGDATVFITRPISAGLLFASALLLAIVILPSIRRKRELVFEEES
- a CDS encoding acyl-CoA thioesterase translates to MSPAADRPDDAPRGTLTVRTIAMPGDTNANGDIFGGWVMSRMDQAGGIAGVDRAQGRVVTIAVEAMTFFRPVKVGDVLSVYTAIESVGRTSMKIHVEAWAKRFRTTLHEKVTDASFTFVAIDEEGRPRPVPNSAEGGGP